In candidate division WOR-3 bacterium, a single genomic region encodes these proteins:
- a CDS encoding zinc ABC transporter substrate-binding protein, whose protein sequence is MLNIFILFFSLLKEEPIRVVVSYPYIASIVKEIGGDMVDITTLSNGTEDPHHVVPKPSLIGKLRRADILFINGASLEIGFLPPLIEQANNPKINPGSKFLIDLSRKIELIDKPLKVSRAEGDIHPEGNPHYYLSYKNLPKIAEGILEGLILVRPEKREYFENNYKNFIEKYENKKKEWEDILKRISSLKLIQYHRMFNYLAKDGNFEIVAEIEPKPGIPPTAKHIEDIVNKVKGQNFIKIVGAVYNDINTIKKLSEKTGIKYVILPHDVNSLNEVKDIFSLFDTIFKKLSE, encoded by the coding sequence ATGTTAAATATTTTTATTTTGTTTTTTTCCTTATTAAAGGAAGAGCCAATAAGGGTTGTTGTAAGTTATCCATATATTGCTTCAATTGTTAAGGAAATAGGTGGAGATATGGTTGATATTACAACTCTTTCAAATGGAACAGAAGATCCCCATCATGTGGTGCCAAAGCCCTCTTTGATTGGAAAATTGAGAAGGGCAGATATTTTATTTATCAATGGAGCATCCCTTGAAATTGGTTTTTTACCGCCTCTAATTGAACAGGCAAATAATCCAAAGATAAATCCAGGAAGCAAATTTTTGATTGATTTATCACGGAAAATTGAATTAATTGATAAACCATTAAAAGTAAGTAGAGCTGAGGGTGATATTCATCCTGAAGGTAATCCTCATTATTATTTGAGTTATAAAAACCTTCCCAAAATTGCCGAAGGAATTTTGGAAGGGCTTATTTTAGTGAGACCTGAAAAAAGAGAATATTTTGAAAATAATTATAAAAATTTTATTGAAAAATATGAAAATAAGAAAAAAGAATGGGAGGATATTTTAAAAAGGATAAGTTCTTTAAAGCTTATTCAGTATCACAGAATGTTTAATTATTTGGCTAAAGATGGAAATTTTGAAATAGTTGCTGAAATAGAACCTAAACCTGGAATACCTCCTACAGCAAAGCATATAGAAGATATAGTAAATAAAGTAAAAGGGCAAAATTTTATAAAAATTGTAGGAGCTGTTTACAATGATATAAATACAATAAAAAAACTTTCAGAAAAGACAGGTATTAAGTATGTGATACTTCCTCATGATGTGAATAGTTTAAATGAGGTAAAGGATATTTTTTCTTTATTTGATACAATTTTTAAAAAACTTTCAGAGTGA
- a CDS encoding metal ABC transporter permease produces the protein MIDILFTSFLFATVLVGIHSYFGIYIIERGIIFTDLAIGQMAAVGTALSILLFGGKFFYPISLLFSLIGALLIALTSNKKNLSHEAFIGLIYATGISLSIILLSKNPHGIEEVQRLQAADILFITKIDLIKTSILYSIIGLIIYFVVERIKGLKREILFFTLFAVTVTSSVNLAGVLIVFAILVVPAYVTGFFVKKFSLRLITSWIFGIFVNIISILISYFLDLPTGYTIVAFYSLLAIIISIFLK, from the coding sequence GTGATAGATATTCTTTTTACGAGTTTCCTATTTGCGACTGTTTTAGTTGGTATTCATTCTTATTTTGGTATTTATATAATTGAAAGAGGTATAATTTTTACAGATCTTGCGATAGGACAGATGGCAGCAGTTGGAACTGCTCTTTCAATTTTGCTTTTCGGTGGTAAATTTTTCTATCCTATTTCTCTTCTTTTTTCTTTAATTGGAGCACTTCTTATTGCTTTAACTTCAAATAAAAAAAATTTAAGTCACGAGGCTTTCATAGGTCTTATATATGCAACGGGTATAAGTTTATCAATAATTTTATTATCAAAAAATCCTCATGGTATTGAAGAAGTTCAGAGGTTACAAGCAGCAGATATTTTATTTATAACAAAAATTGATTTAATAAAAACTTCAATACTCTATTCAATAATTGGATTAATTATTTATTTTGTTGTAGAAAGGATTAAGGGTTTGAAAAGGGAAATACTTTTTTTTACTTTATTTGCAGTTACTGTTACAAGTTCAGTAAATCTTGCTGGTGTTCTTATAGTTTTTGCAATCCTTGTTGTCCCGGCTTATGTGACCGGTTTTTTCGTTAAAAAATTTTCTTTGAGATTAATAACTTCATGGATATTTGGAATTTTTGTAAACATTATTTCAATTCTTATTTCTTATTTTTTAGATTTACCAACAGGTTATACTATTGTTGCTTTTTATTCCTTATTAGCAATTATTATTTCTATTTTTTTGAAATAG